The Nematostella vectensis chromosome 6, jaNemVect1.1, whole genome shotgun sequence region TGTAAAAAGTTCTCTCAATGCCTGAAGGAAGGGTTTGCGTTGTGCCATGCTGGGTATAATTTGCTATTTTAAGCAAGCCATGGTAGCTCAATGAGAGGTGCTACAAAAAACTGGCTTTCTACATTGGGGACTAAAAAGTACTCCTCTTCTCAGATATGGACACAAAGCAAGATGTCAATCACATCTAATACACAGTTGTTATATAATGCACAGTAATATGCTACTGTAGCACTAACCCATTCTATAAGCACTTTACAAGATATATGATAATTCAGTAAGGTGGTTACTCACTAACTCATGCTCATGATCACTAACTGCATAGATTATACTGACAATATGTTAGTCACATGTGAAGCATTTACGACATTCTCAAGATAATTACTTGCTATGTAGTTTATTACCTCATTATCAATGTGTTAGAATGCCTCTCTGCAATCTTGCATTGAACTTTCTTGAATCTTCTAGAACTAATGTATTGTTTCCATGCTTTGATGCATGTCTCCGTCAATTTACCTTCAGCTACAGGTAGTAAATAAACCAATTTAGCAATCTGCTGGATTATCAGAAATTAAAACACACAGTAGTTACCATATTGAGaagcaagttttatttttgtcttttttgccCTAGAAAGCATGACAAATAGCTTCCAGGCTTTAAATGTCCTTTGCCATATCCTGTACCTTAAAGAAATAAATAGAGTATTCAATTAAGTACATAGCAATACCTCACACTGtgtaaaatacaaataaaatttgGTGGACTACATTTACAAAAATTACCCTGACCATAAAATATATCTAGATAAATATTAAACCAGTTATGATTGATCAAACCTATTATGATAATCTGCTCGGATGTTGAGTTTCCATCCTTTCCGTGATGCCCACCAGATGTCCTGCCACACTTTCAAAACTTGACGCTGTAAAGACTTGTGGTAGTGTAACCTAGACAACGGAAAGCACAAGTCAATGGCTTATTTTTCCTAGGATACCTTATATACTGCAAGCAAGGTATCTTTTGAGTAACAAAAgaatgtgataaaaaaaatttgtatTACCTATGTATGAACGAACACAcaggttaaaaaaaagttgaatAATAAATAGGTAAATGCAAATAACAAACTCAAAGTCAAGAAGCACTGACATAAAATCTAAGCTTTCATGGATCACTATTATTTGTAACAGATTTTACAGCCTTTTAAGAACAACTTTGCTTAAAAGCAGAATGGAATGCATGCAGTCATAGAAAATCTTGTCCTGATATACACTCAAGCAAAACATAAACTTTGACTTCAAACAGCTTTCATGAGTCAAGCCAAGGCTAACATGCAAAGTTCCCAAAAATATTTGCCATTTATATGTGTCTCGTGGAAGCAACAACTTTTATTTAAACTTCCCAAACATTCTCATATATCCCCTTTTTTACCTGATATCCATTGAGCTCAAAGAAAAAGTTATATTAGACATGTTTCAAGTTTTGAATACAAGCCACAGTAAGATGCAGATGTTTTCAATTGTTTCCATACCAGGACAAGCTTTACATTAGGTACAGACCATTATTTAGAGGGTAGGGGGTTCTCAGGAACCCCCTAATAATTTGTTTACAAGTCTATCATTTGCATACAGTAGTAGGCCGTTTTCTATGAGCTTGCAGAAATTTTTGGTAAGAATTCTATTTATTATCCTGACCATTCTTAATAGCATACAGTACCTTGCTAAAGATGGTGTTATTTGACCATATGTGTGCTTCTGCCAAAGCATAAGGTACTTTCTTGCTAAGTACCTGAAAATATACAGTAAAAGCAAATTGTATACACATAATTCAGTTATTTAGACTGAGCAATTTGTCAATAATCAAACCTTATCCTGTGCTCAGCTTGTCGCCCATGCATGTCCCAGTCATACCCTGAGGGTTTTGCTTTAACTTTCTCTTGGACTACTTCATCGGTGACAATCTCTTCTGTTTTTCTAATAAAGAAAGGGAAGAGGTGGTTGAGAGGCAGACATACAGTATACTTCTCTATAGTCAGATGAAGATAGTACCCGAATAGCATGATAGGAAGGGGGTAGTCTGAATAAACATACTTCCCTGTGACCAGATTATGGACCTCAAagcattttttattacattaacaCAGCCCACATCGGCTGATTATTTGACCGTGCGTGAGTGTTCCTTGTTTTTCTGCCTTTCTGAGATCAAACTAACATACATGTATGGTATAACCACCCTTTCCTATGGCCAGATGAAGATAGTGCCGccctcctccccccttaaCATGATGAGGGGGGGTGGTGGTCTTAATAGCATACTTCACTACAGTATGTCCAATGAAGATAGtgccaccctcccctcccccctaaacaTGATAAGGAGGGGTGGTGGTCTTAATAGCATACTTTGCTACAGTATGGCCCAGtgccaccctcccctccccccttaacaTGATGATTAGGGGTGGTGGTTGAGCATACTTCGCTACAGTATGGCCAATGAAGATAGtgccaccctcccctcccccctaaacaTGATAAGGAGGGGTGGAGGTCTTAATAGCATACTTTGCTACAGTATGGCCCAGtgccaccctcccctccccccttaacaTGATGATTAGGGGTGGTGGTTGAGCATACTTCGCTACAGTATGGCCAATGAAGATAGtgccaccctcccctccccccttaacaTGATAAGGAGGGGTGGTGGTCTTAATAGCATACTTCGCTACAGTATGGCCCAGtgccaccctcccctccccccttaacaTGATGAGTAGGAGTGGTGGTTGAGCATACTTCGCTACAGTATGGCCAATGAAAATAATGACTCTTATCATGATAGGGAGATAAAGATATTGAGACATGTGCATAGCGGCAATAAAATGATTACATTTGTACCTCACAGTCTTGTGCTTGGCTACTGGTGGTTTTCTCTTGTCTTTGACTAAAAGTTGAAAATGGCGAAGGTGAGAATGTaagaataaatagaaaaaagcaATCGTGCTGGGTGAACTCTTCAATTAAATGGGGTCAGAGAGAAATTGTACCAAAATGGTAATAAGGCTAATACAACAACTTTATTCTCCTATGATAATATCActatttttatgtaaaaaataaaatcgatCGCGCCATATTCGGCATAATTTGCACGGTCGTTGGATCATACAATCCTACCAATCTTTCCTACACTGTAGGGATTTTCTCCTCGATCATCGTGCAGCTTTAGTTGTAATCCCTGAGCTCTGATGGCAAGATGTGTGTTTAGTTCTTGCAACACAGCTTTCTTAGCTCCTACGCGCGCTTTCTTGTCGTTCTTTGCAGCGTAATTTTCTGCCTTCTTTTTTGCTGATTGCAAGGATAACAGCTTTGGTTTTGACACGGCTCCATAGCGATTGTTTGTCGGCTGTCTGTCGCTACCTTTTACAGGAGAAGTTTGAGGCATACTTCATGAAAAAGAAAGTTTATCGCACTTTACGTCGTTTTGACAACTCACTCTgcccgccattttgtttataaaaaaaccGAAATATTATTGACTGATCTTCCGAGGCGATCCGTAAATAGTTCGTAGCCTTCTCGATATCTCCGAGCCCGCTTCATTCAACGCAATGCACCATGGACAGGGATACCGAAATTCAATATGGCGTTCAAACTCTGTTATTTATACATTTCTTTCTGCATAGTTGAATGAGCAAATAACACTTAAAGATATGCTTGAAACATTATTTATACGTCGAATCTGAAACTTTCTGCGAATGATGATTCCACTTGCGAGAGAAGGCTGAATCTGGTGTTTTATGGCGTGTCAAGAACCCGGTAGAGGGACTGAAGGGCGGTCTACTGCTGGTCCTGTGCCGAAGAAGGAAGCAAGTCCTAAACGGGACTGTGTTCCTCTCCTGCGGGAGGACTCTGACGCGGTTGATGGAGAATTGTCAGCAGTGAGCGACGTCGAGAGCAGTGATTTGCTCTATGATAAAGCTGATGAGTCAGCGAAGACCTCTGAGGATGTGAAATCTGACAAAAGCCGAAATGCTATCGGAGATATCGCCTTTGATGTCGTTTCTAGTTGCGAAAGTATTTCTACATCGGACACAACAGAGACTATTTCACAAGGTTTTGTAAACGAAAATGCTTTTATTGAGAAGAAATTTCATGCGGCATCGGATACAGAACAAGTTTTGTCTTGTAAAGATTCTAATTTCAGTAACGTGAGTTTGGAACATGATACCGGAAACGGATCCCAAATCACAATAACCTCCGTGGATGGTAAGACGGAAGGTCCTAGTTTTGATACGAATAAACAACACTCAGGTAAAGAGTTTGGAACAGAATGTTATAGATTGTGTGGTGCAAATACTGGATCTCCAATCTCAGATATAAGTGAACCAGAATTGTTCCAGGCACATAAAAATGCCACATCCCACACAGAGACAATTAATGGTAAGGACAGTGCATACTCTGAGTCCCCATCTAGTGAATTCAGTGCTGCATCCTCAATTGCTAGCTGTGCTGAGGATAGTGGCATTACTTCTACTGTGCGTGATGAGGAAATGGAGGAGATCCCGCTTGCTGATAGCCGCAGTTTTAGTCCTGAACTTTTTCATGAAATGTCCAGATTGACCACGGATGAGTTTGTGTCGTCATGGGTACCAAAATCTCTTAATACATATGCCCCTAATGTTGGCTCCAAGTCAAGTTTATCTTCAGACCAAGATTTAACGGACTCTGGAAATCCCACAACCAAACCAAATGGAATCAAGTGAGTGATGTTCAGAAATTTAGAGCTTGAGAGATGAAGAAACTAACTTCTTCTATTCGTTTATGAATGAATCCTACTATTTAGCACTATCTGATGTATCTCTGTTGTTATGAGCAGAGCATTGTTTTCAAGATCTGGTAATGAGGGTGGTCAGACTGCAGGGTGGAAGCTGTTTGGAAAAGTTCCACCAAAAGAGATTAGTAAACCCCAGGAAGAAGGGAATAAAACATCATTTCAACAAGGTTTGTGCTTAGAGTTTATTCAAATTGTTGTTGTGGACTGCTTACTTGTTTGGTTAATTAACTGATACTTGTCTTACAAACTAGATCACATTAgtcatttattaaaaaaaagctgaTATCATTAGGTTATCTGCATCACATGactttaaaatatttctaaggAAAAGATTCTTGGTCTTTGGTATGCACAACATCACCTTTTTTAGAATCTCAAAGCATGCCCCATTGTTTCCCTAAGTGTACAGTACATCTTTACTTTTTTCCTgtatttattttccttttttatgaaatgatttttaaacaACTGTTTCACAATGTGGATCTGCAGGTAGCATGAAAAGAAGGTCTTTTGGTGCAGAGGCCAGCACATCCTCATCTTCAAAACCAAAGTTCTTGTCTCTCAAGCGCAATTCTGCAGCAGTACCCAGCTCAACAACAGCACTGATATTTGAAAACCGACCAAGGTTTGAACAATTCTAGCATACATTtgctttaaaggggcagtgtcatggtaagggctttgcaatagctctccggcccagacacaatgaattgcagtcaaattctaatattgacttttgagcctttggtacatgtgggggacttaaattcaaaggaaagaccacaaactgtcaaaaaaaatagttttcaatgaaatattgcatattattttaacaaggcattgacagcttaaagttcaactgtttgtagacaattaaaaacctacaataaacactgactccagacatgtgcAGTACAATGATGCTGCCCATGACAATTGGGAAGTTTAAGTGACACAAAGTAAAGTACCAATAAGATATGAGGatgtttttcattttgaaGCATTAAATATGACAGTTGAGCTGTTTTATTTGGTAATAGGCAAGTActtgtatttatttaaaaaaaaatctttaacaATACTTTAATTGAATGTTCTTGTTTTTAGTAATCTCCCAGCAAAGTCGGCAGCAGAAGAGAAAAAGCACAGACAGATGTATGAAGCTATGGTTGCAGAGGCCAAGAAGAAAGGTGCATTCCTTGGGCCATGATATTTTCAGCtatccatttatttgtttcagATAATTATGTATAGAtgctgtgttttattttaaacagCATATCAGTTATGTCAAATGTTAATTTTCAGAATTAAGGGACAAGAAAAGGCAGGAAAAAGAAATGAAGCAGAAGAGCAAACAAGAGAAGGTTATCTCATCTGCTGCCTGTGTCTGGACATCTGAGATCCTTCCAAACTGGGAATCCATGTAAGTAAATAATGTTGATATTAAATAAGGTAATCTTTACCCTGCATTCACTAATGAAATGTTGATATTAAAAAGAACAAGCTTCATCCTACATTA contains the following coding sequences:
- the LOC5508368 gene encoding TBC1 domain family member 12; protein product: MACQEPGRGTEGRSTAGPVPKKEASPKRDCVPLLREDSDAVDGELSAVSDVESSDLLYDKADESAKTSEDVKSDKSRNAIGDIAFDVVSSCESISTSDTTETISQGFVNENAFIEKKFHAASDTEQVLSCKDSNFSNVSLEHDTGNGSQITITSVDGKTEGPSFDTNKQHSGKEFGTECYRLCGANTGSPISDISEPELFQAHKNATSHTETINGKDSAYSESPSSEFSAASSIASCAEDSGITSTVRDEEMEEIPLADSRSFSPELFHEMSRLTTDEFVSSWVPKSLNTYAPNVGSKSSLSSDQDLTDSGNPTTKPNGIKALFSRSGNEGGQTAGWKLFGKVPPKEISKPQEEGNKTSFQQGSMKRRSFGAEASTSSSSKPKFLSLKRNSAAVPSSTTALIFENRPSNLPAKSAAEEKKHRQMYEAMVAEAKKKELRDKKRQEKEMKQKSKQEKVISSAACVWTSEILPNWESMKHSRKAKELWWQGLPPSVRGKIWKLAIGNDLQITYELFDIFQSHAYEKLMVTRNNRKKNKESGSVAELPTNDYPMSVVSSEHKVELIMLDVSRTFPSLCIFQEGGPFHDVLHSILGAYTCYRPDVGYVQGMSFIAAVLLLNLEPPDAFISFANLLNKPCQLAFFRVDHPMMKAYFATFEILLSEFLNKLHEHFHHESFSPDMYLIDWIFTLFSKSLPLDVACRVWDVFCRDGDDFLFRTALGILKFYQDDLLEMDFIHLGQFLTKLPDDIPVNNLFDCISSINLTKTKFNQILATQKELATQIKTVTASAK